Proteins from a genomic interval of Hydrogenophaga sp. PAMC20947:
- the cheD gene encoding chemoreceptor glutamine deamidase CheD — protein MSSPQVTSATGERSRVDALKARAPKPGEASFFYRDHHFNQDAVKVLPGEYYVTTDDMQVMTVLGSCIAACIWDPRVRVGGMNHFMLPDGGGDTSGRYGSYAMELLINEMMKLGARRETMQAKVFGGGQVMHSFTTMNVGERNTQFVLDYLQTERIAVISKDVLDIHPRKVCYFPSTGKAMVKRLAHSHPETLETQARKGSAATVAKVTSGGSVDLF, from the coding sequence ATGAGCAGCCCCCAGGTCACAAGCGCAACAGGTGAGCGCTCCCGAGTGGACGCGCTCAAAGCACGGGCGCCCAAGCCCGGCGAAGCCTCGTTTTTCTACCGCGACCACCATTTCAACCAGGACGCCGTCAAGGTACTGCCCGGCGAGTACTACGTGACCACCGACGACATGCAAGTCATGACCGTGCTGGGCTCCTGCATTGCCGCCTGCATCTGGGACCCCAGGGTTCGCGTGGGCGGCATGAACCACTTCATGTTGCCCGACGGAGGTGGAGATACTTCCGGGCGCTATGGTTCATACGCCATGGAGTTGCTGATCAACGAGATGATGAAGCTGGGCGCTCGACGCGAGACCATGCAGGCCAAAGTCTTCGGCGGCGGCCAGGTCATGCACAGCTTCACCACCATGAATGTGGGGGAGCGCAACACCCAGTTTGTGCTGGACTACCTCCAGACCGAGCGCATCGCCGTCATCTCCAAGGATGTGCTCGACATCCATCCTCGCAAGGTGTGCTACTTCCCCTCCACGGGCAAAGCCATGGTCAAGCGCCTGGCACACTCCCACCCGGAAACCCTTGAAACCCAGGCGCGCAAGGGCAGCGCGGCCACGGTGGCCAAAGTCACCTCGGGTGGCTCGGTGGATCTGTTCTGA